DNA sequence from the Treponema sp. OMZ 838 genome:
GTTTTTGCCGTAGTGGTGCAGGATGTTTGCCCTGCCTTCTTCCAGCTGTTCCGACCGAATGCCGAAGTTGATGGAACTGTCGGCTTCTACAAAGGCCGCGATGTGATCTGCTGCACGGATCAGTTTACCGTCAATCCCGCAGAACTGAGGCGCCGCGTATGTTGTATTCAACTCTTCGCTTGTTACGCAGCGGATTTCTCCGTTCAATGTAATGCGGTTTTCAAATTCATCTTGAATAAAGTACAGCACCTCTTCGCGGTAAAAGTCGTCCATCAACGGGAGCAATTCCTTTGCAACAATTTCATCTTCAATATGCTTAACCACTTCGGGCAGGCGATCGGTCGCTTGCTTTACCGGAGAAATAATATCGCGGGTAACCGCCTCCGGTAAGTCGTGGAACAGCGCTGCAAAAAAGTTCATCGAAAGACGATGCGGCGCCAGCTTGAGCGTGCGGCTCATTAAGAAAACCAGTGCGGCAACAAAGTACGAATGTCCGAGCACCGTTGTTGCCGGTACCCGCGGCGTTTGGTTCCAACGGGTTTGGAACCGCAGCTTTTCAATTTCGGTAATAAAATAGTACGGCTGCTGCCTCGTTGTCAAAAGCTGTACGCCCTTTAAGTCCATAAAATCGGCAATATCCGTCTCCAAACATTTGTCGATTTCAGTCAGCCGGAAAGGTTCGTTCACCATGCGGATCATATCGAGCTCGCGCATTGCCGAATATTTATGGGCCGCGCGCAGTACTCGAAAACTTATGTCCGTAGGATCAACCGGATCAAATAGGTAGGCGGCAAATTCATCAAGAAAAAGCGGGTCGGTAATAATTGTCTTATATTTATCAAGAACCCAGCAGTTCAGTTTTTTGTATTCTTCGGGATATTCCGAGCGGATAATGCGCTGTACCGGCGACTTCATATCGCAGAGCGCGATTCGGCGGAGCAGCTCAAAGAACGAATGATTAATGATAGTCAGCCAATTGACCGTCCTTCCGTTCTTTTCTTCATATTTGCCGATGATAAAGCTGAGGAACATTTTTTCTGCCGTCTTATCCATTTCGACGATATCGAAGGGGCGGACTAAATCATTCCATCGCTGAATGGAAAACGCTTCAAAAAGTTTGCATACGATTTCTTTACTGAACATTGTAATTTCCTGTTTCCGTTTTGCCGTTCTTATGCTTTTTTCCGCTTCTGTAAATCTTTTTCCATCTTCTCGGACCATATACCGATTTGCCGTTTTACTTCTTCCGCTGCGTTTCGCTCATTCAGCAAAATATGCATACGCCGCGCAGCTTCCAGATACTGAATAGCAATTCTGAAATCCTCTATACTGGCGGTTGCCGTTTCATATCGCGCACGGTATTGGTCGGCTGCCTGCAAGAGTAGCTTTTTTACCAACTTAAGATGGAACATCGTGCTTTCATAGTCCGGTGAACGTGGATCAAAGCCTGTTTCTGCAGTATCCTTTAAATCGAGGATGTTTTTCGCAATCGTTGCATATCGTCCTTGAATTTCTACAAACGACCACTTCCATTTGGTATTGCCGCTGTACGCGCGGATGACAAGGTCTATCACCAAGCCTAATTTTCGGATTAAATAAAACCGCTGTTTTTGAGGCACGTGTTGAATTTTGCGTACTTTTTCCTCATAGTCCGAAAAAGGTGCGTCGATAAAGTTTGAAACAATTTCTTCGAGATTGATAATAACCTTGTAAATGGCTTTTCGCGCTTCATTGAGCAGCGTTTCGTTTTTTCGATTCAAAAAGGAGACCGCTATTTGGTACATTCCCAAATAGAGCGTTACCACATATATCAGTTCATCGACGAGCATGATTTTTTTATACATACCACCTTGAGGATCGCTTGCGATAAGCTCTGCCATCGCTTTTTCCTGTTTGAGTATTTGGTCGATTTCCTCCTGATAGTAACGGAGTTGTTCTTCGTATATGTTTGTACCTTGTTGTGGATTATCCATATCGCGCTATCCTATACTTCCATACCTTGATAATAACTCTTTTGCATGAATACGTGAAGCGGCACTCACCTCATCGCCTGCCAACATCCGTGCAATTTCTTCAATGCGGGTGTCTCCCTCTATTGTTTTGGCAGATGTGCGGCTTGTATGTTCGGATTGTATCTTCAGTATCTTAATATGAGTATCGGCAGCGGCGGCAATAACTGCAAGGTGCGTAATACAGAGTATTTGCTTATTACCGGCCAATTCTTTCAGATGTTCTGCAACGGTGCGGGCTACCTCTCCGCCGATACCCGTATCTATTTCGTCAAACACCAGGGTATCCGCTTCATCGGCGGCAGTCAGGACGGTTTTCAGTGCCAGCATGACGCGCGAGAGTTCACCACCCGACGCTATTTTGTTGAGCGGTTTAACCGGTTCTCCCGGATTGGTGCTGATTAAAAATTCTACCGAGTCAAACCCGTAGAGACCGGCAGTCTGCTTGTTTCCGTTCGGTTCGGCTGCCGTAACCTGCACGGTAAATACCACCTTGGGCATACCGAGGCGGGTGAGGGTAGTTTGAATTTTTTGCTGAAGCTCCGCTGCGGCAGCTTTCCGCTTTTGAGACAGGGCGGTACCGGCTGCAAAAAGTTTTGCTTCAAGCTGAGGAACTTCTTTTGCCAGAGCGGTTTTATCCTGCTCGCTTTCGCCGAGGGAATCCAGCTCGGATTGTGCGGCCTCCCGATAGGCGAGGATATCCTTGATGGTTGCGCCGTATTTTTTCTTGAGTTTATTGATAAGGGAAAGCCGCTTTTGCACCTGTTCCAGCCGATTGGGGTCAAATACGAGTTTTGAAAGATAGGAGCTGAAAAATTCGCCGATATCCTGCATTTCATAGTAGGCATTTTCTATCCGCTCGGCATATTCGTGAACGGCGGGATCGATAGCGGTAACGCTGTCAGAGATATGCTGTAGTTTTTTAAGCTGCGGTACAATGCCTTGTTCCTGTGTGCACAGGTTTTGCAGCGTCTCGACCTGTTCATACAGTTTTTCATACTGGCAGAGTTTTGTTTCTTCCGCTTCAAGCGCCTCGTCTTCTTCCGGCTGTAAGCGGGCATTGTCGATTTCGTCGATGACGAATGCAAGATAGTCTACCCGCTCGGTACGCTCTTTTTCGGAATGCCCTATCGTTTCCAGTTTTGCTTTTATTTCGGCGAGGCGGGTATAAAGAAGACTGAATGCACGCACTTCATCGAGGATACTTGCATAGGAATCCAAGAAGCGGCGGTGTTCCGCTGTTTTAAAAAGAGATTGATGGTCGTGCTGACCGTGAATATCGACTAGAAAAGAGGTGAATGCTTCAAGCTCGGCGCGGGAAACTTGTGTGTCTTGAATCCAAATACCGCCGCGGCCGTTTTCTTTCAGTGTGCGCCGTAACAGTATCCGGTTATTTTCCGGTTCTATGCCACGCTCGTCAAGCCATGCGGCGGCTTCGGGATGGGTGTTCGCAAGGTAGAACGTACCGGACACCGCCGCTTCGGAAGCGCCCGTGCGGATAATATCCGTAGTAACCTTCCCGCCGAGCAAAAAACTGAGTGCTCCTATCAAAACGGATTTTCCCGCGCCGGTTTCTCCCGACAGTACATTCAAATGAGCGTTAAAATCGAGAGAAAGCTCGTCGATAAGCGCAATATTTTTTACCGAAATGGTTTCGAGCACATCAACCTCCGCGCCCCAGTGTTATTCCTGCAACGGACTTCCCGACCACGCTAATTTTGACCGGAGCGCCGTGTAAAACGCTTCCGGCGAACACCCGATGAGTTTTAGTCGGTGGCGTGACATTTTAATTTCAATTTTGTCGCCTTCGCAGAGCGGAAACAACTCCTGTCCGTCTATAGATACAATAACATCTTTTTGACGATTATGCAAAACCTCAATACGCATCGTACCGGAAGCAGGCAATACGACCGGCCGGTTTGACAGTGAAAATGCCGAGATAGGTGTAAGAACAAAGGCGGCAACCGTCGGATCCATAATCGGGCCGCCGGAGGCTGCCGAATATGCGGTAGAACCGGTCGGGCTTGACACGATAACGCCGTCCGCCCGATACACGCCGAAAGAGATACCGTTAAAGGATAGTGCGAGATTTATAAGCTTCGCAATGCCGCCGCCTGAAACAACAACATCGTTGAGCGCATCAAAGGAGCCGACACACTCGCCGTTACGATACACGGCGGTAGAAAGCATCAGCCGCTCGTGATGTTCCGCATTTCCTGCGAGGTATTCGCCGAGCGCTTGTTTCCAATGCGCCGGTTCAACGCCTGCAATAAACCCGAATTCACCGAGGTTAATGGGAAATACCGGTATTTTTTTCGGTGCACAGTACCGTGCTGCAAACAGCACCGTCCCGTCCCCGCCGAGGCAAACGGCAAAATCATACCGTTTTCGAATCGGCTTTGCAGGAGACAAGCCGTCATATTCATAGATGTCTGCTTGAATCCCGTTTTCTTGCAAAAACTCCGGAAGCTCCTGGGATATCTCCGCTGCGTGCGGTTTATAGGTTGTTAGGATGATAATGGCGTTCTTTTGCATACGTGTCCGTTACGGCAGTGTTCCTAATACCTTTGCAATCTTTGCAGCATTATTGAGACCGAGCCGGGGATAGAGGGGAAAAAGTACCGTCCGCAGCAAAAGCGAGGCCGCATTAATGCATGTATTTTCTTCTTTTAAAAAGTCCACAATGGAATTGGTAAAAGCGAGTTCTATCTCAATATCTTTGCGGTTAACGTATTGTTTTACATCTTTAAAGCCGCTTTCAAGTATTACCGGAAAGGAATAGACGGGGTTTTTTACTCTTTCAGCAAATACGAGCGGCTTATGCCTCGTTTGTAAAAGTGAGCGGAGATACAGCTCCCGCATTTCGTCGCGAAGCTGGAGGTTTTTTTCCATATTTTTAAGCTGTACAAAGGCGAGGGACGCATTAATGTCGGGCAAGAAATCGGTTATCGGAATAGTTTCCGCCATGTTCTTTAACACGGAAGCATTGCGCCGCTCTGCAGCAATGAGGATGCCTCCGCCGCCGCCCGTTAAAATATCCCGTTCTTCGAGTCCCAGTATCGCAAACGAACCGAACGTTCCTGCCCGCTTTTCCCCGTATAAGGCGCCGGCGCTTTGGGAAATGTCTTCGATAATCGGAATTGAAAGAGCTGTAAACGCTTCCATATCGGGGACGTTGCCGAGTGTTTCGTGTAGAACCAGCACTCTGCCGCCTTGCTTAATACCTTCTTCAACCGCTTCAGGTGTAACCAAACCGGTTAACGGATCGACATCCAAAACAATCGGTGTAAATCCGTTTCGTGCTACTTCGATATATTGCCACGAAGGGGCGAGCGCTGACAATAAGACGCCCGCTTTCTCAGGGAGGTCGAACATCTTGAGCGTATAAACCAATGCCATCGCCGGACTCCGTAAGGCAAGGACTCCTTCAGCCTCATAGAGTTCGCGTACTAATTTAATGAGTTTTTGATTCATCTCACCCGGGCCGATTTTTTCTTCGACCATACAGGTGAGTACGGCATCCATTTCAGAACGCCGAATAGTAGAGCTATAAACAGGTATCGGCATATTAGAATGTGGTAAGTTTTTGTAATTCTTTCGGATTAAACAATCTGCGGATATCCAATAGGATGAGATATCCAGAGTCTTGGCGGATAACTCCGTTAATATATTCGGTACCGATACCGGTAATCATCTGCGGCGGCGGCTGAACATCTTCTTGCCGTACCATAACAACACGTGCGATGCGGTCAATGACAATACCGATCTTATATTTTCCGATTTTAAGGATGATAAATCCTCCCAAATATTCATCGTCTCCGTCCAAATCCGCCTTTTTAAGGTGGAATCGTTTGTGCAAACTGATAATCGGTATAATTTCATTTCTCAAATGGAAAAAACCTTCGACGTAATATGGTGCATTCGGAATCTGCCGGACTTCTTGAACCTTTACTATCTCTTTTACATCCATTATATCGACACCGTAAAGCTCTTCACCGAGCTGAAAGGTAACCAATTGAAACTGCGCGTCAGTAATCGCCATATCTATCCTCCGCTAAAATTGATAACGCCGAACGTATTTCAAAGATACTATAATTTATAACTTTCTTCAAGCAGGCTATTATAGAGTGTAGGGTAAATGCACTATAGGCGTATACTGCATTTTTTTGTATACTACCAGTTACTATGAAATGGGCACTTGTGTTATCGGGAGGCGGAGCCGCTGGGCTTGCATACATCGGTTTTTTTAAGGCACTTGAAGAATTGAATCTTCCTAAGCCGGACTGTATTGTCGGCTGTTCGATGGGATCGATTATCGGCGGCTTATATGCAAGCGGAAAATCGGTACGGGAAATGGAAGCCGTTTTTGAAGAATCTTTCGATATTAACCGGTATGTCGGCGGCAGCGGCGTGCATATTCCGCTTTTAAAACACGCACTTAACCAGATTATTCACTACGGTACGTTGATTACCCGTATGCTTTCCGGCACGGGAGCCGATTCGGGAGAAAAAGCCCATAAATTCTTTATGGAACTCTCCGGCGGTAAATCTTTTAATGACTGTACCATTCCCTTTTTGTGCAATGCCTTCGACCTTTGCAGCGGAAAAGAGGTTGTACTCAATTCAGGACGGTTAGCGGATGCAATGAGGGCGAGTGCTTCGTATCCCGGTCTTTTTACACCCGTTAAGCGACAGAATGAAATGCTGATAGATGCGTGCGTGATAGATAATACTCCTGTTTGGATTGCCCGCGAACAGGGATATAAAAATATCCTTGCACTGACTTTCGGTGCTTTTGAACCGGTTACTACTTCCGAATTAGATAGTTCGGTCGCGGTACTGATGAGGACGCTTGCCTGTACTACCGCTCATATTGCACTGCAGCCGAATGAATACCCTACTGCGTTTATCAATTTGACAAGCGCCCGGTCATCCCGTGATTTTTCGGATCCTAAAAAACAGATTGAGTTCGGATATCATAAAACAATGGATAACAAACATTTACTGCAAGCCTTTTTTGCGGAAGGTATTAACGGTAAGATACAACGGGCGCTTTTAACCCGGAAAACAAAAAAAGAGTATAGCGTATGATTCCTGTTTTCCGCCGCTTGCGTGTCCTTGATTATCTGATCTTTGCCTCCGTTATCACTGTTTCTTTATGGACGGGCTTTTTCCTCTATACCGGAGAGAATCACGTACAGCGGCTGGTGATTGAAACGCCAAGCGGTAAATGGATATATCCGCTTACCGAAACGCGCACGGTGGTTGTACCCGGTGCAATCGGCAATACGATCATCCGGATAGAACATAATACCGCTTTTATTTCCGATTCTCCGTGTCCCAATAAGACCTGTGTGAATGCTGCGGCACTCAAAAAAGCAGGGGATTGGAATGCCTGTATGCCTAACAGAGTTTTCTTGCATATTGAAGGCGATACTTCCGAAGATATGATTCTGCCGCAGAACTAAAAATCGGTATTATTCCGAAAATTTAAAAAAAATATGCTTTAGTCTGCTTGATTCATTCACAGAAATCCTATATAGTCGCCGTGTAAGTTAAAAAGATATCCGTGTAACGGTCTTTTTCAGCAGCCGGCGGCTTAAATTACAATAAAGCCATTCGACATTTCTATTACAAATACGTTTTTATTATCAAAAGTTATACAATTGTTGGGGCATTGACGGGGAAACCGGCTAAGGGCATCGTTTGCCTTTTAGCAATTCCTATAGGGTAAAACGAAAGAACCGGACTTTAAAGACCGGAAAATATTTTTTGATGAGGTATAAATAATGAAGAAACTAATACTTTGCATAACAGCGGTGATAGCTATCGGAATGACAAGCTGTAATTCGCCGTTAGATCATAAGGGGTCATCGGAAACACCTGGTGTCCCATCTACTCCTCCGCAAAATCCGTATGAATTGGTTGAAGCGGATGTGTTTGAGGCGTTCTCTCTCTCAAAGGGACATATCACCGCTTCGGCAGCCGCCAAAAAGATTGAAAACGGCACTCCGGCAAGCGGTATTACGTTTACCGAAAGAAAAATGATTGCGTATGACGATGAAGCAGGAACATTTACCATAACAGTAAAGGGGACGAAAGACGGTAAAAACTTTTCCCAAAAGATTTCCGTAACCGGATTTACGCATCCGCTTGCAGAGAAATTTGTACAATCGGTTGCCAGTTGCGAGCTTAATTTGGACGACGCTATAGAACACAATTATTCGCTTGCAAAATATATTGAAGAAGTAAATAAGGATAAGAGCGGAAAAAAGCTCGTAAAAAAACTGTCGTTTATGCTGAGCGATTCCGTAACAACCATAGAACTTGGCGAACACGACAGCTATACACTGACGGCAAAGGCGAAAAAAGGCTCGCCGGATACGAAGATAGTGGTTCAGCCGAGTGTTATGTTCCGAAAACTCACCGAGGGCGGGACAGAAACACTTGTCAAGAATACGGTATTTTCGTTTACCCATTTA
Encoded proteins:
- a CDS encoding HD family hydrolase — encoded protein: MFSKEIVCKLFEAFSIQRWNDLVRPFDIVEMDKTAEKMFLSFIIGKYEEKNGRTVNWLTIINHSFFELLRRIALCDMKSPVQRIIRSEYPEEYKKLNCWVLDKYKTIITDPLFLDEFAAYLFDPVDPTDISFRVLRAAHKYSAMRELDMIRMVNEPFRLTEIDKCLETDIADFMDLKGVQLLTTRQQPYYFITEIEKLRFQTRWNQTPRVPATTVLGHSYFVAALVFLMSRTLKLAPHRLSMNFFAALFHDLPEAVTRDIISPVKQATDRLPEVVKHIEDEIVAKELLPLMDDFYREEVLYFIQDEFENRITLNGEIRCVTSEELNTTYAAPQFCGIDGKLIRAADHIAAFVEADSSINFGIRSEQLEEGRANILHHYGKNTVINGFSLESFFGSYR
- the recN gene encoding DNA repair protein RecN, yielding MLETISVKNIALIDELSLDFNAHLNVLSGETGAGKSVLIGALSFLLGGKVTTDIIRTGASEAAVSGTFYLANTHPEAAAWLDERGIEPENNRILLRRTLKENGRGGIWIQDTQVSRAELEAFTSFLVDIHGQHDHQSLFKTAEHRRFLDSYASILDEVRAFSLLYTRLAEIKAKLETIGHSEKERTERVDYLAFVIDEIDNARLQPEEDEALEAEETKLCQYEKLYEQVETLQNLCTQEQGIVPQLKKLQHISDSVTAIDPAVHEYAERIENAYYEMQDIGEFFSSYLSKLVFDPNRLEQVQKRLSLINKLKKKYGATIKDILAYREAAQSELDSLGESEQDKTALAKEVPQLEAKLFAAGTALSQKRKAAAAELQQKIQTTLTRLGMPKVVFTVQVTAAEPNGNKQTAGLYGFDSVEFLISTNPGEPVKPLNKIASGGELSRVMLALKTVLTAADEADTLVFDEIDTGIGGEVARTVAEHLKELAGNKQILCITHLAVIAAAADTHIKILKIQSEHTSRTSAKTIEGDTRIEEIARMLAGDEVSAASRIHAKELLSRYGSIG
- a CDS encoding NAD(+)/NADH kinase: MQKNAIIILTTYKPHAAEISQELPEFLQENGIQADIYEYDGLSPAKPIRKRYDFAVCLGGDGTVLFAARYCAPKKIPVFPINLGEFGFIAGVEPAHWKQALGEYLAGNAEHHERLMLSTAVYRNGECVGSFDALNDVVVSGGGIAKLINLALSFNGISFGVYRADGVIVSSPTGSTAYSAASGGPIMDPTVAAFVLTPISAFSLSNRPVVLPASGTMRIEVLHNRQKDVIVSIDGQELFPLCEGDKIEIKMSRHRLKLIGCSPEAFYTALRSKLAWSGSPLQE
- a CDS encoding DegT/DnrJ/EryC1/StrS family aminotransferase — its product is MPIPVYSSTIRRSEMDAVLTCMVEEKIGPGEMNQKLIKLVRELYEAEGVLALRSPAMALVYTLKMFDLPEKAGVLLSALAPSWQYIEVARNGFTPIVLDVDPLTGLVTPEAVEEGIKQGGRVLVLHETLGNVPDMEAFTALSIPIIEDISQSAGALYGEKRAGTFGSFAILGLEERDILTGGGGGILIAAERRNASVLKNMAETIPITDFLPDINASLAFVQLKNMEKNLQLRDEMRELYLRSLLQTRHKPLVFAERVKNPVYSFPVILESGFKDVKQYVNRKDIEIELAFTNSIVDFLKEENTCINAASLLLRTVLFPLYPRLGLNNAAKIAKVLGTLP
- a CDS encoding chemotaxis protein CheW — protein: MAITDAQFQLVTFQLGEELYGVDIMDVKEIVKVQEVRQIPNAPYYVEGFFHLRNEIIPIISLHKRFHLKKADLDGDDEYLGGFIILKIGKYKIGIVIDRIARVVMVRQEDVQPPPQMITGIGTEYINGVIRQDSGYLILLDIRRLFNPKELQKLTTF
- a CDS encoding patatin-like phospholipase family protein, encoding MKWALVLSGGGAAGLAYIGFFKALEELNLPKPDCIVGCSMGSIIGGLYASGKSVREMEAVFEESFDINRYVGGSGVHIPLLKHALNQIIHYGTLITRMLSGTGADSGEKAHKFFMELSGGKSFNDCTIPFLCNAFDLCSGKEVVLNSGRLADAMRASASYPGLFTPVKRQNEMLIDACVIDNTPVWIAREQGYKNILALTFGAFEPVTTSELDSSVAVLMRTLACTTAHIALQPNEYPTAFINLTSARSSRDFSDPKKQIEFGYHKTMDNKHLLQAFFAEGINGKIQRALLTRKTKKEYSV
- a CDS encoding NusG domain II-containing protein, which codes for MIPVFRRLRVLDYLIFASVITVSLWTGFFLYTGENHVQRLVIETPSGKWIYPLTETRTVVVPGAIGNTIIRIEHNTAFISDSPCPNKTCVNAAALKKAGDWNACMPNRVFLHIEGDTSEDMILPQN